In Pseudoduganella albidiflava, a single window of DNA contains:
- a CDS encoding inositol monophosphatase family protein yields MLNTAVKAARRAAAVINRASFDLDRVSFAEKNPNDFVTDVDRAAEEAVIEVLQKAYPSHAFLGEESGTTGNVNDESEFVWIIDPLDGTTNFIHGFPQYAVSIALQQRGVITLGVVYDPVRNELFTAEKGAGAFLNDKRIRVRKLDRIAGALLGTGYKNGSPKALEEYLKMYGIMAERCHGVRRAGSAALDLAYVASGRLDGYYEKSLQPWDIAAGTLLVTEAGGIAGEFNGESDYMRTGHVIAGSPRVFGQMVGLLAEFS; encoded by the coding sequence ATGCTCAACACGGCCGTGAAGGCCGCGCGCCGCGCCGCCGCCGTCATCAACCGCGCTTCGTTCGACCTCGACCGGGTCAGCTTCGCCGAAAAGAATCCGAACGATTTCGTCACCGACGTGGATCGCGCCGCCGAGGAGGCCGTCATCGAGGTGCTGCAGAAGGCCTACCCTTCCCACGCCTTCCTGGGCGAGGAATCGGGCACCACCGGCAATGTGAACGACGAGAGCGAATTCGTGTGGATCATCGATCCACTGGACGGCACCACCAACTTCATCCATGGTTTTCCCCAGTACGCGGTATCGATCGCGCTGCAGCAGCGCGGCGTGATCACGCTGGGCGTCGTCTACGATCCGGTGCGCAACGAACTGTTCACGGCTGAAAAAGGCGCCGGCGCGTTCCTGAACGACAAGCGTATCCGCGTGCGCAAGCTGGACCGCATCGCCGGCGCGCTACTGGGCACCGGCTACAAGAACGGCAGCCCGAAGGCGCTGGAAGAATACCTGAAGATGTACGGCATCATGGCCGAGCGCTGCCACGGCGTGCGCCGGGCCGGCTCCGCCGCGCTGGACCTGGCTTACGTGGCCAGCGGCCGCCTGGACGGCTATTACGAGAAGAGCCTGCAGCCATGGGATATCGCCGCCGGCACGCTGCTGGTGACCGAGGCGGGCGGTATCGCCGGCGAATTCAATGGCGAATCGGACTACATGCGGACCGGCCACGTGATCGCCGGCAGCCCCCGCGTGTTTGGCCAGATGGTCGGTTTACTTGCTGAATTTTCCTGA
- a CDS encoding TIGR00730 family Rossman fold protein — protein MKSVCVYCGANAGASPLYAERARALAAALVDANLALVYGGGNVGLMGVIADEVLRLGGEVTGVIPTALVEREVGHTGLTRQFIVKDMHERKAMMAQLSDGFIAMPGGLGTLEELFEMLTWSQLGIHDKPIALFNVDGFYDRLIDFVAHAREEGFIHPRNAERMLVEAEPAALVALLKGQRGG, from the coding sequence GTGAAATCTGTCTGTGTGTACTGTGGCGCCAATGCCGGCGCCAGCCCGCTGTATGCGGAACGCGCGCGTGCCCTGGCGGCCGCGCTGGTCGATGCCAACCTGGCGCTGGTCTATGGCGGCGGCAACGTGGGGCTGATGGGCGTGATCGCCGACGAAGTGCTGCGCCTGGGTGGCGAGGTGACGGGCGTGATCCCCACCGCGCTGGTCGAGCGCGAAGTGGGCCACACGGGGCTGACGCGGCAATTCATCGTCAAGGACATGCACGAGCGCAAGGCCATGATGGCCCAGCTGTCCGACGGCTTCATCGCCATGCCCGGCGGGCTGGGCACGCTGGAAGAACTGTTCGAGATGCTGACCTGGTCGCAGCTGGGCATCCACGACAAGCCGATCGCGCTGTTCAACGTCGATGGCTTCTACGACCGGCTGATCGATTTCGTCGCGCACGCGCGCGAAGAAGGCTTCATCCACCCGCGCAACGCGGAGCGGATGCTGGT
- a CDS encoding EAL domain-containing protein yields MSARILIIEDNPTNMELMVYLLRAFGYTPLTASDGEEGVAAARRELPDLIICDVHLPKLDGYGVVSTLKADPATRRIPALAVTALAMVGDRERLLGAGFDGYIGKPIEPDSFVTQLESFLPGEMSPRKTDDIATILIVDDHVLNRQFLMTLLGFSGHRLMEAASGIEALRLMERDRPDLIISDILMPNMDGYEFVARVRDNPETANVPIIFYTATYREREAVAVAQSCGVRWVLPKPSDPDVIMATVQEALGVPAGQADVPDFSAGLAAGLGDSPGDDSKLGGIGHKMAEYLDEVESSTQVISELAHHETPDGETERLRSMTQRLSNSLSSLQAVSLRLTALIELGIDLSAEREPQALVDIGCKVAQNICVAKYACIGVLNSEGEGEGGGLGWFSHCGTAEGAQAVCATPKAGILNRILQERQPVRQHALPGDPAHLGLPEGHPAVHSFLGVPIASGTRVHGWLYLADKLGDDGFSEVDERIAVTVAAQIAVSYENLQLYEEVRRSHAQLQQDMAARNRLTEDLRRFRLAMDATADAIFLVDRANTCFVDVNVTACRMLGFEREDFLLVGQRERGSAPMQLIDLYDKLLAGDQGGAMAELMLHRRDGSLMSVEVQRRTLRSGQNWILVAVARDITERKEAERRLLKLAHFDTLTNLPNRSQLYESLTHSLKQAAEHRWALAVLFLDMDRFKNINDTLGHTIGDELLKQFSSRLVDCLRVRDTIGRFGGDEFAAILMLPEGVQGALPVLEKLREAMRKPFDLQGHEVTVTASIGISVYPDDGQDADTLIKYADTAMYRAKEAGRDAYRFFTAEMNAQSLARLDLENALRRAIDNREFVLYFQPKIDIGTGRISGAEALLRWNRPGHGMVSPALFIPLLEETGLIVRVGAWVIDEACRQIAHWIKSGAGAVQISVNVSGIQFFVGGLEEEVLRALREHDIPPELLELELTESSLMSNAEETITMLQNLKELGIKISIDDFGTGYSSLAYLKRFPIDKLKIDIAFVREVTSNPDDAAIVLAIINMAHSMKLKVIAEGVEKDAQLAYLRRHDCDEMQGYFFSRPVPADDFELMLREKRHLAAPADEVPDDGKPTLLIVDDDAFMLDVLSDFLAQDGYRILTAQTALEGFDILARHNVQVILCDQCMPTMSGTEFMQRVKNLAPDTFRIMLSAYADLTPIMAAINQGAIDRFYTKPWKGAVLRENIREGFRLYSQSRRAQAA; encoded by the coding sequence GTGTCTGCACGCATCCTCATCATCGAAGACAATCCCACCAACATGGAGTTGATGGTGTACCTGCTGCGCGCCTTCGGCTACACGCCGCTCACCGCGAGCGACGGCGAAGAAGGCGTGGCGGCGGCGCGGCGCGAGCTGCCGGACCTGATCATCTGCGACGTGCACCTGCCCAAGCTCGACGGTTATGGCGTCGTCTCCACGCTGAAGGCCGATCCGGCCACCCGGCGCATTCCCGCACTGGCGGTCACCGCGCTGGCCATGGTGGGTGACCGCGAACGCCTGCTCGGTGCCGGGTTCGACGGCTACATCGGCAAGCCGATCGAGCCGGACAGTTTCGTCACGCAACTCGAATCTTTTTTGCCAGGGGAGATGTCGCCCCGTAAAACAGACGACATCGCAACGATCCTGATCGTCGACGATCATGTGCTGAACCGGCAGTTCCTGATGACCCTGCTGGGCTTTTCCGGCCACCGCCTGATGGAGGCGGCCAGCGGCATCGAAGCGCTCAGGCTGATGGAGCGCGACCGGCCCGACCTGATCATCTCCGACATCCTGATGCCGAACATGGATGGCTACGAATTCGTGGCCCGCGTGCGCGACAATCCGGAAACGGCCAACGTGCCGATCATCTTCTATACCGCCACCTACCGCGAACGCGAAGCGGTGGCCGTGGCACAGTCGTGCGGCGTGCGCTGGGTGCTGCCGAAGCCCTCCGATCCGGACGTGATCATGGCCACCGTGCAGGAAGCCCTGGGCGTGCCCGCCGGCCAGGCCGACGTGCCGGACTTCTCAGCCGGGCTGGCCGCCGGCCTGGGCGATTCGCCGGGCGATGACAGCAAGCTGGGCGGCATTGGCCACAAGATGGCCGAGTACCTGGACGAAGTGGAATCGTCGACCCAGGTGATTTCCGAACTGGCCCATCATGAAACGCCGGACGGCGAAACCGAGCGGCTGCGCTCGATGACGCAGCGGCTGTCGAACAGCCTGTCCAGCCTGCAGGCGGTGAGCCTGCGGCTGACGGCGCTGATCGAGCTGGGCATCGACCTGTCCGCCGAGCGCGAGCCGCAGGCGCTGGTCGATATCGGCTGCAAGGTCGCGCAAAACATCTGCGTGGCGAAATACGCCTGCATCGGCGTGCTCAATAGCGAGGGCGAGGGCGAAGGCGGCGGGCTGGGCTGGTTCAGCCACTGCGGTACCGCCGAGGGCGCCCAGGCGGTGTGCGCCACGCCGAAGGCCGGCATCCTCAACCGCATCCTGCAGGAACGCCAGCCGGTGCGCCAGCACGCGCTGCCGGGCGACCCGGCGCACCTGGGCCTGCCGGAAGGTCACCCGGCCGTGCATTCCTTCCTGGGTGTGCCGATCGCGTCCGGCACGCGCGTGCATGGCTGGCTGTACCTGGCGGACAAGCTGGGCGACGACGGCTTCTCCGAAGTCGATGAACGCATCGCCGTCACCGTCGCCGCGCAGATCGCCGTGTCGTATGAAAATCTGCAGCTGTACGAGGAAGTGCGCCGCAGCCACGCGCAGCTGCAGCAGGACATGGCGGCGCGCAACCGGCTCACCGAAGACCTGCGCCGCTTCCGCCTGGCGATGGATGCCACGGCGGACGCGATCTTCCTGGTCGACCGCGCCAATACCTGCTTCGTCGACGTCAACGTGACCGCGTGCCGCATGCTGGGTTTCGAGCGCGAGGATTTCCTGCTGGTGGGCCAGCGCGAGCGGGGCAGCGCGCCGATGCAGCTGATCGACCTGTACGACAAGCTGCTGGCCGGCGACCAGGGCGGCGCCATGGCCGAACTGATGCTGCACCGGCGCGACGGCTCGCTGATGTCGGTCGAGGTGCAGCGCCGCACGCTGCGCTCCGGGCAGAACTGGATCCTGGTGGCCGTGGCGCGCGACATCACGGAACGCAAGGAAGCCGAACGCCGCCTGCTGAAACTGGCCCATTTCGACACGCTGACGAACTTGCCGAACCGCAGCCAGCTGTATGAATCGCTGACCCATTCGCTGAAGCAGGCCGCCGAGCACCGCTGGGCGCTGGCCGTGCTGTTCCTCGACATGGACCGTTTCAAGAACATCAACGATACGCTGGGCCACACGATCGGCGACGAACTGCTGAAGCAGTTCTCCAGCCGCCTGGTCGACTGCCTGCGCGTGCGCGATACGATCGGCCGCTTCGGCGGCGACGAGTTCGCCGCCATCCTGATGCTGCCGGAAGGGGTGCAGGGCGCGCTGCCCGTGCTCGAGAAGCTGCGCGAAGCCATGCGCAAGCCGTTCGACCTGCAGGGGCATGAAGTCACCGTCACCGCCTCGATCGGCATTTCGGTCTACCCGGACGACGGGCAGGATGCCGATACGCTGATCAAGTATGCCGACACGGCGATGTACCGTGCCAAGGAAGCGGGGCGCGACGCCTACCGCTTCTTCACGGCCGAGATGAACGCCCAGTCGCTGGCCCGGCTGGACCTGGAAAACGCGCTGCGGCGCGCCATCGACAACCGCGAGTTCGTGCTGTATTTCCAGCCGAAGATCGACATCGGCACGGGCCGCATCAGCGGCGCCGAGGCGCTGCTTCGCTGGAACCGGCCCGGCCACGGCATGGTGTCGCCGGCCCTGTTCATCCCCTTGCTGGAAGAGACCGGCCTGATCGTGCGGGTGGGCGCCTGGGTGATCGATGAGGCGTGCCGCCAGATCGCGCACTGGATCAAGAGCGGCGCGGGCGCGGTGCAGATTTCCGTGAACGTGTCCGGTATCCAGTTCTTCGTCGGCGGGCTGGAGGAAGAAGTCCTGCGCGCGCTGCGCGAGCACGATATCCCGCCCGAGCTGCTCGAGCTGGAGCTGACGGAAAGCTCGCTGATGAGCAATGCCGAGGAAACCATCACGATGCTGCAGAACCTGAAGGAACTGGGCATCAAGATCTCGATCGACGACTTCGGCACCGGCTATTCGTCGCTGGCCTACCTGAAGCGCTTCCCGATCGACAAGCTGAAGATCGACATCGCCTTCGTGCGCGAAGTGACCTCGAACCCGGACGACGCGGCGATCGTGCTGGCCATCATCAACATGGCGCACAGCATGAAGCTGAAGGTGATCGCCGAAGGCGTGGAAAAGGACGCCCAGCTGGCCTACCTGCGCCGGCACGACTGCGACGAGATGCAGGGCTATTTCTTTTCGCGGCCAGTGCCGGCCGACGATTTCGAACTGATGCTGCGCGAGAAGCGCCACCTGGCCGCGCCGGCCGACGAAGTGCCCGACGATGGCAAGCCGACCCTGCTGATCGTCGACGACGACGCCTTCATGCTCGACGTGCTGTCGGACTTCCTGGCCCAGGACGGCTACCGGATCCTCACGGCGCAAACGGCGCTGGAAGGCTTCGACATCCTGGCGCGCCACAACGTGCAGGTGATCCTGTGCGACCAGTGCATGCCGACGATGAGCGGCACCGAGTTCATGCAGCGGGTCAAGAACCTGGCGCCCGATACCTTCCGCATCATGCTGTCGGCCTACGCGGACCTGACGCCCATCATGGCCGCCATCAACCAGGGCGCGATCGACCGCTTCTACACCAAGCCTTGGAAGGGCGCGGTATTGCGCGAAAACATCCGCGAGGGGTTCCGGCTGTACTCGCAGTCGAGGAGGGCCCAGGCGGCTTAG
- a CDS encoding esterase/lipase family protein has protein sequence MVVRILLAIMVVQIAAALAIWYAAARYVPLDLALLLALLSVVLVRGAISANNFRMARKFSSDVPAEHQLDLAARLCLFCGEFRASMLTSSWTMLRHRPAPFFAPEARALPVLLVHGYGCNGGFWAALRARLRCERISHDTVDLEPVTAPLDDYVEHVERAVQRLLAATGAPRVVIVGHSMGGLVARAWLRRHGAAYVARIVTVGTPHHGTGLAALGIGANARQMRQDAEWLAQLAQDDAAHRALVTSIWSWHDNIVAPQTSCRLAGAKNIAFGGIGHVALGSDPRVLCRILDEILTAGPLTRPLSPATIC, from the coding sequence ATGGTAGTCCGCATCCTGCTGGCAATCATGGTGGTGCAGATCGCGGCGGCGCTGGCGATCTGGTATGCCGCCGCGCGCTATGTGCCGCTCGACCTGGCCTTGCTGCTGGCGCTGCTGTCGGTGGTGCTGGTACGCGGCGCGATCAGTGCCAACAATTTCCGCATGGCGCGCAAGTTTTCCAGCGACGTGCCGGCCGAGCACCAGCTCGACCTGGCGGCCCGGCTGTGCCTGTTCTGCGGCGAATTCCGCGCCTCGATGCTCACCTCGTCCTGGACCATGCTGCGCCACCGGCCCGCCCCCTTCTTCGCCCCCGAGGCCAGGGCGCTGCCCGTGCTGCTGGTGCACGGCTATGGCTGCAACGGCGGCTTCTGGGCGGCCCTGCGCGCCCGGCTGCGGTGCGAACGCATCAGCCACGATACCGTCGACCTCGAGCCTGTCACCGCGCCGCTGGACGATTACGTGGAACACGTCGAACGCGCCGTGCAGCGGCTGCTCGCCGCCACCGGCGCGCCGCGCGTGGTGATCGTCGGCCACAGCATGGGCGGGCTGGTGGCGCGCGCCTGGCTGCGCCGCCACGGCGCGGCGTACGTGGCGCGCATCGTCACTGTCGGCACGCCGCACCACGGCACCGGCCTGGCCGCGCTGGGCATCGGCGCCAACGCGCGGCAGATGCGCCAGGATGCCGAATGGCTGGCGCAGCTGGCCCAGGACGACGCGGCGCACCGCGCGCTGGTCACGTCGATCTGGTCGTGGCACGACAATATCGTGGCGCCGCAGACGTCCTGCCGCCTGGCGGGCGCGAAGAATATCGCCTTCGGCGGCATCGGCCACGTGGCGCTGGGCAGCGATCCGCGCGTGCTGTGTCGCATCCTCGATGAAATTCTCACCGCCGGCCCTTTGACGCGGCCGCTTTCCCCCGCTACAATCTGTTGA
- a CDS encoding RNA methyltransferase: MPQEITLSTPPSQPPQPPQSLFQRLRVVLVETSRPGNIGSVARAMKTMGFAELVLVNPRVEGALQHEEAVAFASGAQDVLASARIVATMAEALEGINFAAAVSARLREFSPPVHTPREVAVQVAAAAELYPALILGNERFGLPNEIVERCNVLINIPANPGYSSLNLAQAAQVLLYECRMAALDGAVPAASPVGFCGDAASQAQIEGMYAHLEQALVAIGFLDAGNPRKLMPRLKRLFARTGLETEEVNILRGIARQMMAHGRKPEE; the protein is encoded by the coding sequence ATGCCGCAGGAAATAACACTGAGCACGCCGCCTTCGCAGCCTCCGCAGCCTCCGCAGTCTCTTTTCCAGCGGCTGAGGGTCGTGCTGGTGGAAACCAGCCGCCCCGGCAATATCGGTTCGGTCGCCCGGGCCATGAAGACGATGGGCTTTGCCGAGCTGGTGCTGGTCAATCCCCGTGTCGAGGGCGCCTTGCAGCACGAGGAAGCCGTGGCCTTCGCCAGCGGCGCGCAGGATGTGCTGGCCAGTGCCCGCATCGTCGCCACGATGGCCGAGGCGCTGGAGGGCATCAACTTCGCCGCCGCCGTGTCGGCCCGGCTGCGCGAGTTCTCGCCACCCGTGCACACGCCGCGCGAAGTGGCGGTGCAGGTGGCCGCGGCTGCCGAGCTGTACCCCGCGCTCATCCTGGGCAACGAGCGCTTCGGCCTGCCGAACGAGATCGTCGAACGCTGCAACGTATTGATCAATATCCCCGCCAATCCCGGGTATTCGTCGCTGAACCTGGCCCAGGCCGCGCAGGTGCTGCTGTACGAGTGCCGCATGGCGGCCCTGGACGGCGCGGTACCGGCCGCCTCGCCGGTCGGCTTTTGCGGCGACGCGGCCAGCCAGGCGCAGATCGAAGGCATGTACGCGCACCTCGAGCAGGCGCTGGTGGCGATCGGCTTCCTCGACGCGGGCAATCCCCGCAAGCTGATGCCGCGCCTGAAGCGGCTGTTCGCCCGCACCGGCCTGGAGACGGAAGAAGTCAACATCCTGCGCGGCATCGCCCGGCAGATGATGGCGCACGGGCGCAAGCCGGAGGAGTGA
- a CDS encoding TetR/AcrR family transcriptional regulator, which yields MLQKAPRRTRERIQELSLRLFNEFGEPNITTTVIAEELSISPGNLYYHFRNKDDIVNSIFVQFEQEIERILHVPAGRRSNIEDVWQYLHLMFELIWRYRFFYRDLNDLLSRNRKLELHFKQILAHKIKVARQLCEDLRSEGALEANDVKIDAMATNMVVVATYWLSYEYVRNPRKYTEQQSMADALARGCYQVLIQVEPYLRGETLARFQKLSDDYLKKLNK from the coding sequence ATGTTACAGAAAGCTCCCAGAAGAACACGCGAACGCATCCAGGAATTGTCGCTGCGCCTGTTCAACGAATTCGGCGAACCGAACATCACCACGACCGTGATCGCCGAAGAACTGAGCATCTCCCCGGGTAACCTGTACTACCACTTCCGCAACAAGGACGACATCGTCAACTCGATCTTCGTCCAGTTCGAGCAGGAAATCGAACGCATCCTCCACGTACCGGCCGGGCGCCGCTCGAACATCGAAGACGTGTGGCAGTACCTGCACCTGATGTTCGAGCTGATCTGGCGCTACCGCTTCTTCTACCGCGACCTGAACGACCTGCTGTCGCGCAACCGCAAGCTGGAACTGCACTTCAAGCAGATCCTGGCGCACAAGATCAAGGTGGCCAGGCAGCTGTGCGAAGACTTGCGCAGCGAAGGGGCGCTGGAAGCGAACGATGTGAAGATCGATGCGATGGCAACCAATATGGTGGTGGTGGCCACCTACTGGCTGTCGTATGAATACGTGCGCAATCCGCGCAAGTACACCGAGCAGCAGTCGATGGCCGATGCGCTGGCGCGCGGCTGCTACCAGGTGCTGATCCAGGTCGAACCCTACCTGCGCGGCGAAACGCTGGCGCGCTTCCAGAAACTGTCCGACGACTACCTCAAGAAACTGAACAAGTGA